One genomic region from Candidatus Xiphinematobacter sp. encodes:
- a CDS encoding YbjQ family protein, with the protein MGSSSFFTTTANELAGYRIIHQLGIMHSATIRFSIGSQRFLDFLKIIAGGRKTLYTKVCERARQEVLHTLITQASEHGANALLAVHYDSTELLQGATEVFAYGTAVIVEPINSPPYSN; encoded by the coding sequence ATGGGTTCTTCAAGTTTTTTTACTACTACTGCAAACGAGTTAGCAGGATATCGAATAATCCACCAGTTGGGGATTATGCACAGTGCTACCATACGTTTCTCTATTGGATCTCAGAGATTTCTGGATTTCCTGAAGATAATAGCTGGGGGCCGCAAGACACTATACACCAAAGTCTGTGAAAGAGCTCGCCAAGAGGTCTTACATACGCTCATCACGCAAGCGTCTGAGCATGGGGCCAATGCACTCCTTGCTGTCCACTATGACAGCACCGAACTTTTACAGGGCGCCACTGAAGTCTTTGCCTATGGAACGGCCGTTATTGTCGAACCGATAAATTCCCCCCCCTACTCAAATTAA
- a CDS encoding branched-chain amino acid ABC transporter permease — MEFSQQLINGLSLGSIYALIALGYSMVYGVLRFINFAHGDILMVGAFVGYYLAPGVHAFLGGCGLIPVGIAVLMLTMVVCALLGISIEFFAYRPLRSHPRLTVLITSIGVSLLLEYGGQILFGVSVKPFPSLLPSFRIPLGFGLSVASNHLVALGVSGILLLVLRLLVLRTKLGLAMRALAHNQEAAALMGINTNIIISLTFAAGSALAGAGGILYALNIHSIDPLMGILPGMKAFVAAVLGGIGSLPGAALGGILLGVVESLIGGSPISSYRDAVAFSILILILLLRPTGILGKRVQEKV; from the coding sequence ATGGAATTCTCTCAACAGCTAATCAACGGACTCTCACTCGGCTCAATTTATGCACTTATTGCTTTAGGCTACAGCATGGTGTACGGTGTCCTGAGGTTTATTAATTTCGCGCACGGAGACATTCTAATGGTGGGGGCCTTCGTAGGCTATTATTTAGCTCCGGGAGTGCACGCTTTTTTGGGTGGTTGCGGACTGATACCAGTTGGAATCGCTGTGCTGATGTTGACGATGGTGGTTTGCGCCTTGTTGGGGATCTCCATCGAGTTTTTCGCCTACCGTCCCTTGAGGAGCCATCCAAGGCTTACGGTACTAATTACCTCAATTGGTGTGTCTCTTTTGTTGGAGTATGGTGGACAAATTCTCTTTGGTGTCAGCGTTAAGCCATTCCCAAGCCTTCTTCCATCCTTTCGAATTCCCTTAGGATTTGGTTTAAGTGTAGCTTCTAACCACTTAGTAGCGCTTGGGGTATCTGGAATATTACTTTTAGTGTTACGCCTGTTGGTGCTGCGCACCAAACTAGGCTTGGCCATGAGGGCATTAGCCCATAACCAGGAAGCGGCTGCACTTATGGGGATCAACACAAATATTATCATTTCTCTCACCTTTGCTGCTGGCTCTGCGCTCGCTGGTGCCGGTGGAATCCTTTACGCCTTGAATATCCATTCTATTGACCCTCTCATGGGCATTCTGCCAGGTATGAAAGCCTTCGTTGCAGCAGTGTTGGGAGGGATTGGGAGCTTGCCTGGTGCGGCTTTAGGGGGGATCCTTTTAGGCGTAGTAGAAAGTCTAATTGGAGGGTCTCCAATCTCTTCTTATCGAGATGCTGTAGCATTTAGCATTCTTATTCTAATTCTGTTGCTGCGCCCAACAGGGATTCTAGGCAAGAGAGTCCAGGAGAAGGTATAG
- a CDS encoding ABC transporter substrate-binding protein, protein MISPKSLALALSSVLALSVLFFQALQRRGGEHIGNDMRGPIRIGVFQSLTGTEASFGRSVMKGIEMAMNEINAQGGVLVKLGKKNSLRRPLEIIVRDNQSKPGETSAIARELISRYHAVALIGEVSSGRTLEAAPIAQRYHVPLLANSASNDRVTKIGSYVFRVSYRDSQQGGVLARYVYLLGKRRAALLVDSSRDNSATIADSFKRQFTALGGSVVEKQSYNAHDKDFQAQVTAIKNSGADCLFLPGVYTECATIMKQARSLGLNLPTFGGDSWDSPVLVNVAGKAAEGAIFTNSFSADDPDPTVQSFVRSYQRKYGPHAVPVALAVTGFDALKLMVNAIERVKADGPDFNPKDPSKLKRFRHAIRDALAETKDYRAVSGRITFNKNGDPAKAMVLLRVRHGRFEFVQKETHL, encoded by the coding sequence ATGATTTCTCCAAAGAGCTTGGCTCTTGCATTGTCCTCCGTCCTTGCCCTTTCAGTACTTTTCTTCCAGGCTCTTCAGAGAAGGGGAGGTGAACACATTGGCAACGACATGCGGGGACCAATTCGCATTGGGGTATTTCAGTCGCTTACTGGAACAGAAGCTAGTTTTGGCCGGAGTGTGATGAAGGGAATCGAGATGGCTATGAACGAAATTAACGCCCAGGGGGGGGTATTGGTGAAATTGGGAAAGAAAAATTCTCTAAGGCGTCCCCTTGAGATCATCGTGCGTGATAATCAATCCAAACCAGGGGAAACTTCAGCTATTGCTAGGGAACTCATTAGTCGCTACCATGCGGTAGCTCTCATTGGAGAGGTCTCCTCAGGGCGTACCTTGGAGGCAGCACCTATTGCTCAGAGATATCATGTCCCTTTGCTTGCCAACTCCGCCTCCAATGACAGGGTGACGAAAATTGGGAGCTATGTTTTTCGCGTAAGTTATCGTGATAGTCAGCAGGGTGGGGTACTGGCGCGATATGTGTACCTTTTAGGAAAAAGGAGGGCTGCACTCCTCGTGGATTCTAGCAGGGATAATAGTGCCACCATAGCTGACAGTTTCAAGAGACAGTTCACTGCATTAGGCGGTAGCGTCGTCGAAAAGCAAAGTTACAATGCTCATGACAAGGACTTTCAGGCTCAGGTTACTGCTATCAAGAACTCTGGTGCTGACTGTCTTTTTCTCCCTGGAGTTTATACGGAGTGTGCAACTATTATGAAACAGGCGCGGTCTTTGGGACTAAACCTTCCCACATTTGGTGGGGACTCCTGGGACTCTCCAGTTCTTGTCAACGTGGCGGGCAAAGCAGCTGAAGGAGCGATCTTCACAAATAGCTTTTCTGCTGATGATCCCGATCCTACTGTACAATCCTTCGTCCGGAGCTATCAGCGTAAGTACGGCCCACATGCTGTGCCCGTAGCTCTTGCTGTAACAGGCTTTGATGCGCTTAAATTAATGGTGAATGCTATTGAGCGCGTTAAGGCCGACGGCCCAGATTTCAATCCGAAGGATCCCAGCAAGTTGAAACGCTTTCGGCATGCGATTCGCGATGCGCTTGCGGAGACCAAGGACTATAGGGCTGTTAGCGGTAGGATTACTTTTAATAAAAATGGTGATCCCGCTAAAGCCATGGTACTGCTACGTGTTCGCCATGGGCGGTTTGAGTTCGTCCAAAAAGAAACCCATCTTTAG
- a CDS encoding HAD-IIB family hydrolase: MSTIALLCTDFDGTLIDPFFQGQCTEEFLSRLFCHQQDGGTWVINTGRSFTYTLEGLSKFRSPVSPEYIISLEREIYRRIPSGEWKYFSEWTEAGRAQHKELMLQCRESLQEIYKQALRYHGVTIVREQEAFIGLIIPEEKTMRRFILELEDICRHFPKFSFQRNTIYLRFSHADYHKGSTLVELCRLINLSREAVLAIGDSYNDLPMLGGETASMCACPANAVAAVKQAVAHAGGFVASRTFASGVVEAMDHFRSRE; the protein is encoded by the coding sequence ATGTCCACCATTGCCTTGCTCTGTACTGACTTTGACGGCACCCTGATTGATCCATTTTTTCAAGGGCAGTGCACAGAGGAATTCTTGAGCAGACTTTTTTGTCATCAACAAGATGGAGGAACTTGGGTGATCAATACTGGCCGCTCCTTTACGTACACTTTAGAGGGACTCAGCAAGTTTCGGTCTCCTGTATCTCCCGAGTATATCATCTCACTCGAACGAGAAATCTATCGTCGGATTCCCTCCGGGGAGTGGAAGTACTTCAGTGAGTGGACAGAAGCAGGGCGCGCCCAACATAAAGAGCTTATGCTTCAATGTCGAGAATCACTGCAAGAAATTTATAAACAAGCACTTCGATATCATGGGGTGACAATCGTACGTGAACAGGAGGCTTTTATCGGTCTCATTATCCCTGAAGAAAAAACCATGCGCCGGTTCATCCTGGAATTGGAGGATATTTGTAGACACTTCCCAAAGTTCTCTTTTCAGAGAAATACTATTTACCTGCGTTTCAGCCATGCTGACTACCATAAGGGCTCTACATTGGTAGAGCTCTGCAGACTTATTAACCTCTCTCGGGAGGCTGTTCTTGCTATTGGGGATAGTTACAATGACCTTCCCATGTTGGGCGGAGAAACGGCGTCCATGTGTGCTTGCCCTGCAAATGCCGTCGCTGCAGTGAAGCAAGCCGTTGCGCACGCAGGCGGATTTGTTGCCTCCAGGACTTTTGCTTCTGGGGTGGTGGAAGCCATGGACCACTTTCGCAGTCGAGAATAG
- a CDS encoding rod shape-determining protein RodA, translated as MYPFLRKLLGLNWLLLALTLGLGVYGIYSIYSATWMRDLRFYDLQIVWFLLSLPVFLTLALLDYHWLRWCGPLLYLLGIGSLAITYSSAKVIYGSSRWLSLGFFSFQPSNLAVVTGIAMLAVFLHRSHRLHPLFRITVSLVLVGIPAALVLLQPDLGSSLVWGFTLMGMLFAAGIPKRYLITMLLVAVAAVPVVVYFGLKPYQRERITTFLNPDVDPLNASYNINQSLNAIGSGGFYGKGFKAENTLNRLGYLPRAAVHNDFIFSVMGEQHGFLGGLCLIIAYALLLLTGLYIASRAGDDFGCLLALGIIMMLFAHIFMNLGMTVAVTPVTGLPLPFMSYGGTFLFTVMTSLAFLQSIWIYRKRPR; from the coding sequence ATGTACCCCTTTCTAAGGAAACTGCTAGGACTTAACTGGCTTCTGCTGGCTCTCACGTTGGGGTTGGGAGTCTACGGCATTTACTCTATTTATAGTGCAACTTGGATGCGAGACCTACGCTTCTATGATTTGCAAATCGTATGGTTTCTACTCTCCCTACCCGTTTTCCTCACGTTGGCTCTCCTAGATTACCACTGGCTCAGATGGTGTGGACCCCTACTCTACCTCTTAGGAATTGGCAGTTTGGCGATCACATACTCAAGCGCTAAGGTTATCTACGGCAGTAGTCGTTGGCTGAGTCTTGGTTTTTTTAGCTTCCAACCTTCAAACCTGGCGGTTGTAACTGGCATCGCCATGTTGGCCGTCTTTTTGCATCGATCACATCGACTACATCCACTTTTTCGCATTACAGTTAGCCTAGTTCTTGTAGGAATTCCTGCAGCTCTGGTACTTCTGCAGCCAGATTTGGGGTCTTCTTTGGTGTGGGGATTCACCCTAATGGGAATGCTTTTTGCAGCCGGCATTCCCAAGCGCTACTTAATCACTATGCTACTAGTTGCGGTGGCAGCTGTGCCGGTGGTGGTATATTTTGGCCTCAAGCCTTACCAGCGAGAGCGAATCACGACTTTTTTGAACCCTGATGTTGATCCATTGAATGCCTCCTACAATATCAACCAATCCTTGAATGCCATTGGTTCTGGTGGCTTTTATGGGAAAGGATTCAAGGCTGAAAATACTCTAAACAGGCTTGGATATCTACCGAGAGCGGCTGTCCACAACGACTTCATCTTTAGCGTGATGGGAGAACAGCACGGCTTTTTGGGGGGATTGTGCCTGATCATTGCATATGCTCTCCTGCTGCTGACTGGGCTCTATATTGCTTCTCGAGCTGGTGATGATTTTGGATGTCTACTTGCTCTAGGTATCATAATGATGCTTTTCGCGCACATTTTTATGAACCTTGGCATGACCGTCGCGGTTACACCCGTCACGGGTTTGCCACTACCATTCATGAGCTATGGGGGAACCTTCTTATTTACAGTAATGACTTCTCTAGCTTTCTTGCAGAGCATCTGGATTTACCGAAAAAGGCCACGATAA
- the smpB gene encoding SsrA-binding protein SmpB encodes MFTRFHVEEIVSNRKVLRNFAVLDKMEAGIALQGAEVRSIRENSMNLQAAYAKVDGGEVFLYDLYIQPYERACREQQHEARRRRKLLLHRREINKLLGKVLRKGCSLVPLRCYWKNARVKVELALGKGQTSYDKREVLKKRAVRREVEREAAAQGRGM; translated from the coding sequence GTGTTCACGCGATTCCATGTCGAAGAGATCGTTAGCAACCGCAAAGTTTTGCGAAACTTCGCAGTCCTAGATAAGATGGAGGCTGGGATAGCCCTTCAGGGTGCGGAAGTAAGATCCATCCGCGAGAATTCGATGAACCTTCAGGCTGCCTATGCGAAGGTGGATGGGGGGGAGGTGTTTTTGTACGACCTCTATATTCAGCCGTACGAACGGGCTTGCCGTGAGCAGCAGCACGAGGCTAGGCGTAGACGCAAGCTCCTCCTTCATAGGCGTGAGATCAATAAGCTCCTCGGCAAGGTATTAAGGAAGGGCTGTTCCTTGGTACCGTTGCGCTGCTACTGGAAGAATGCACGAGTCAAGGTAGAACTGGCCCTTGGAAAAGGACAAACCTCTTACGACAAGCGAGAAGTCTTGAAGAAAAGGGCTGTACGACGCGAAGTGGAGCGGGAAGCGGCTGCTCAAGGCCGTGGTATGTAG
- a CDS encoding DNA-directed RNA polymerase subunit omega yields the protein MNSHILEEASKQVGSVPVLINMVSRRVRQLSAGSRPMVVVCPGMGLSDIALSEVTAGKLGLAQGPVNPAVRS from the coding sequence ATGAATAGCCACATCCTTGAGGAGGCCTCTAAGCAGGTAGGGAGTGTTCCGGTCCTGATTAACATGGTTTCTAGGCGTGTGCGCCAGTTGAGCGCTGGTAGTCGCCCCATGGTGGTGGTGTGTCCTGGTATGGGGCTGTCTGACATTGCTCTTTCTGAGGTAACAGCTGGGAAGTTGGGGCTGGCCCAGGGTCCTGTCAATCCCGCCGTCAGGAGTTAA
- a CDS encoding NAD-dependent epimerase/dehydratase family protein, which yields MRVLVTGGAGFIGSHLVSALSREGHAVVVLDNFNSFYAPSLKLANVSSFARQVKVVEGDVCCSATVDALFDRWCFDSVIHLAAYAGVRSSIRHQTLYLKTNIGGTLQLLRAASRMGVSKFLFGSSSSVYGPREKVPFSEGMALSRTLNPYAASKLAAERLCRDFAQLWGIRVVCLRFFTVYGPAQRPDLAIHKFTRSILKEVPLQKFGDGTTQRDYTYIDDVVQGILKALYYNEGGTFEVFNLGKNSATTLNELIATIEEVLGKRAVIRTLPEQNGDMLYTCADVSKACRLLGYQPQVTIPIGIKKFVSWYLEKMR from the coding sequence ATGAGGGTATTGGTAACGGGAGGTGCTGGATTTATAGGCTCGCACCTGGTGTCTGCCCTGTCTAGAGAAGGGCACGCGGTGGTTGTTCTGGACAACTTTAATAGTTTCTACGCACCGAGTCTTAAGCTTGCAAATGTCTCTTCTTTCGCAAGGCAAGTTAAGGTGGTAGAAGGGGATGTTTGCTGCTCGGCTACCGTAGATGCACTCTTTGACCGTTGGTGTTTTGATTCTGTGATTCATCTTGCAGCTTACGCTGGGGTGCGGTCCTCCATTCGGCACCAAACGCTCTACCTGAAAACGAACATTGGCGGTACATTGCAGCTTCTCAGGGCTGCGTCCAGGATGGGCGTCTCCAAGTTTTTGTTCGGCTCAAGTTCTTCTGTTTATGGTCCGAGAGAAAAGGTTCCCTTCTCTGAAGGGATGGCCCTTTCACGAACACTTAACCCCTACGCAGCTAGTAAACTTGCTGCTGAGCGGCTCTGTAGAGACTTTGCTCAGCTCTGGGGCATACGCGTGGTTTGTCTACGATTTTTTACTGTATATGGACCAGCACAGCGCCCAGATCTTGCCATTCATAAGTTTACTCGATCCATCCTTAAGGAGGTTCCACTTCAAAAGTTTGGTGACGGCACCACGCAACGTGACTACACTTACATTGACGATGTCGTTCAAGGTATTCTAAAGGCCCTGTACTATAATGAGGGAGGAACCTTTGAGGTTTTTAACCTTGGAAAAAATAGTGCTACGACCCTCAATGAGCTTATAGCGACTATTGAAGAAGTCCTTGGGAAAAGAGCGGTTATTCGGACGCTCCCTGAACAAAATGGTGATATGCTTTACACGTGTGCAGATGTCTCAAAGGCATGTAGATTGCTTGGCTACCAACCGCAAGTTACCATCCCTATTGGGATCAAAAAATTCGTGAGTTGGTACTTAGAGAAGATGCGGTGA
- a CDS encoding proline--tRNA ligase: MKPQQAISPTREENFAGWYQRVIQVAGLAENSEVRGCMVIKPWGYALWENIQAALDCMLKATGHRNVYFPLFIPLSHLQREAGHVEGFAKECAVVTHCRLEAHDGGKLIPTAPLKEPLVVRPTSETIIGSTFARWIHSHRDLPILLNQWANVVRWEMRPRLFLRTTEFLWQEGHTAHATEAEATEETESMLRLYENFTRDYLALPVVRGEKTASERFPGAVRTFCIEAMVQDRRAIQAGTSHFFGQNFSRASGIRFQSRSGGLEYAWTTSWGVSTRLIGTLIMAHSDDDGLVLPPRVAPTQVVVVPILFKGEMRAQVLARAELVATQLRRGCFCDQPIRVELDNRDLGNGIKKWEWIKRGVPIRLELGSRDLKTGSVTLFRRDLSPEERYLLPADRAADEVPRLLANIQANLLTRATNFCGAHTHRINSEREFYQFFTPRNARKSEIHGGFALAHWSDSSNIEEKLKVDLKVSIRCIPSDTLKEPGQCIFTGKPSAQRALFARSY; the protein is encoded by the coding sequence ATGAAACCACAACAGGCGATCTCTCCCACTCGCGAAGAAAACTTTGCAGGGTGGTACCAGCGGGTTATCCAAGTTGCTGGCTTGGCAGAAAACTCTGAAGTGCGTGGCTGCATGGTTATCAAACCGTGGGGATACGCACTCTGGGAAAATATACAAGCAGCACTCGATTGCATGCTAAAGGCAACCGGCCACCGAAACGTTTACTTCCCCCTGTTTATTCCCCTCAGTCATCTCCAGAGGGAAGCTGGACATGTTGAGGGGTTTGCCAAGGAATGCGCAGTAGTCACTCATTGCCGTTTAGAAGCACATGATGGTGGCAAATTGATTCCCACTGCTCCTCTAAAAGAGCCGTTGGTAGTGCGTCCTACTTCAGAAACTATTATTGGATCTACTTTTGCTAGATGGATCCATTCTCACCGTGATCTTCCTATCCTCCTTAACCAATGGGCTAACGTAGTCCGATGGGAAATGCGGCCCCGTTTATTCCTGAGAACTACTGAATTTCTTTGGCAAGAGGGCCATACAGCCCATGCGACAGAAGCTGAGGCAACTGAAGAGACTGAAAGTATGTTGCGCCTCTATGAAAATTTTACTAGAGACTACCTAGCCCTGCCTGTAGTTAGAGGAGAAAAGACAGCTTCCGAGCGCTTTCCTGGTGCTGTACGCACTTTCTGCATCGAGGCCATGGTCCAAGATCGCAGAGCTATCCAGGCTGGGACCTCCCATTTTTTTGGGCAGAACTTTTCTCGCGCTTCAGGTATTCGCTTTCAATCACGCTCCGGAGGGTTAGAATACGCCTGGACCACTAGTTGGGGGGTTAGCACGCGATTGATTGGGACTCTCATCATGGCACATAGTGATGATGATGGACTAGTTTTGCCCCCGCGTGTCGCGCCAACGCAGGTAGTTGTCGTGCCTATTCTTTTCAAGGGAGAGATGCGTGCTCAAGTGCTCGCTCGTGCGGAGCTAGTTGCTACACAGCTCCGCAGGGGCTGTTTCTGCGATCAACCCATCCGTGTGGAACTTGATAACCGCGATTTGGGGAATGGGATAAAAAAGTGGGAATGGATCAAGAGGGGAGTCCCCATACGCCTCGAGTTGGGCTCGAGGGACCTAAAAACCGGCTCTGTCACTCTTTTCAGGAGAGACCTTTCTCCCGAGGAGAGATATCTCCTCCCAGCCGACCGAGCCGCAGACGAAGTACCCCGCCTTCTTGCCAATATTCAAGCCAACTTACTGACTCGCGCCACAAATTTTTGTGGTGCACACACTCACCGTATCAATTCTGAAAGAGAGTTCTATCAATTTTTTACTCCTCGGAATGCTAGGAAGTCTGAAATTCACGGAGGATTCGCTCTGGCACATTGGAGCGACTCCTCGAACATTGAGGAGAAACTTAAAGTAGATCTTAAGGTCTCCATCCGCTGTATCCCTTCCGATACCCTCAAAGAACCGGGGCAATGCATCTTTACTGGTAAACCGAGTGCTCAACGGGCTCTCTTTGCCAGGTCCTACTGA
- a CDS encoding LptF/LptG family permease, giving the protein MTILDRYLLKKFLIPLSYCVIGFIMVWFVFDLSNNLSSLLKGEANFSLRIRYYQSQIPATLVIFLPVGTLLALLYGLSAMSRSNEIISMLAAGKSVLRVLFPLLTVGLLLVGVSSYFNWAITPHAQHAKKQILDEIRRGGAATNSSIMAHTFRNCHDHRLWFVHRIFQKQTKWQVEDLQIIQQNTDNEITEKWFAKRAAYDPSKGNWTLLQVRHLKLDPQGNILKKVDSDWLTVGHWSETPQRVASLAANPNYLSVPELREYLAYNTDSSPNHLAPYRTHLWHRFALPWQVMVAVLLAGPLGIVYSRHCLFREITIAITLFFCLIFLDKVFVALGKGNRISPFVAAWSPLIGYSLLGSWFLWLRSTNRDIP; this is encoded by the coding sequence ATGACTATCCTGGATCGCTACCTTTTAAAAAAGTTCCTAATCCCTCTTTCTTACTGCGTAATAGGGTTTATCATGGTCTGGTTTGTCTTTGACTTGAGTAATAATTTATCCTCTCTCCTAAAGGGGGAGGCCAATTTTTCTCTTCGGATCCGGTATTATCAGTCTCAGATTCCGGCCACTCTTGTGATTTTTCTTCCCGTAGGTACTCTCCTTGCACTTCTGTACGGCTTGTCTGCAATGTCTCGTAGTAATGAGATTATTTCTATGCTGGCCGCTGGAAAAAGTGTACTGCGCGTTTTATTTCCACTCTTAACGGTAGGCCTACTACTCGTAGGGGTATCTTCCTATTTTAATTGGGCTATCACCCCACACGCACAGCACGCAAAGAAACAAATATTAGATGAAATAAGGCGGGGCGGGGCTGCTACAAACAGCTCCATCATGGCTCACACATTCCGGAACTGTCACGACCACCGCCTTTGGTTTGTGCACCGTATTTTTCAGAAACAAACTAAGTGGCAGGTAGAAGATTTGCAAATCATTCAACAAAACACTGATAATGAAATCACCGAGAAATGGTTTGCCAAGAGAGCTGCCTATGACCCCTCCAAAGGGAACTGGACTCTGTTGCAGGTGCGACACCTCAAACTAGATCCACAAGGAAATATCCTAAAGAAAGTCGACTCCGATTGGCTAACTGTCGGGCATTGGAGCGAGACGCCGCAACGTGTTGCCAGTCTAGCCGCAAATCCTAATTACCTTTCTGTACCGGAATTGCGGGAATATCTCGCTTACAACACAGATTCTTCCCCGAATCACTTAGCCCCCTATCGTACCCACCTGTGGCACCGCTTTGCACTCCCCTGGCAGGTAATGGTAGCGGTCCTTCTAGCTGGGCCACTCGGAATCGTTTACTCACGCCACTGTCTCTTTCGAGAAATTACCATAGCAATTACCCTCTTTTTCTGTCTGATCTTTCTGGATAAGGTGTTTGTCGCCTTAGGGAAAGGGAATCGCATTTCCCCGTTCGTAGCGGCTTGGTCTCCCCTCATAGGGTACTCTCTCCTTGGCTCCTGGTTTCTCTGGCTACGTTCTACTAACCGAGATATTCCTTAG